TCGGCGGACTCCGTCTTCGCGAGCATCACGCCGAGCAGGCCCGGGGTGCCGCGGAGGCCGGCCAGGTCATCGGCCCAGAAGGGGCTCGTGGCGTCGTTGATGCGGACCCAGGCCTGCCCGCCGGCTTCCAGCCAGCCGCGCACGTTGTCGCGGGCCTCGTCCTTATGCGAGGGGTCCACGGCGTCCTCGATGTCCAGGATGATGGCGTCCGCGCGGGATGCGGCGGCGTCATCGAAGAGTTCCGTCTTCATGGCGTTGACCAGGAGCCACGAACGGGCGATATCCGGGCTGACTTTTCGAGTGGGACGACCAGTGGAAGTGACGGAAGAACTCATGAGAATACGGTACCGGTCCGGGGCCACACCCGCCCAAGCGTTTGTGGGCCCCGGACAGTCATATCTGGTTTTATTTGACTTTTCTCACAGATTCCGAGCGGCAAGCGTCACCTTGACCCTAGACCGGTATAGCCAGTGGGAGCGGCCGCACCGGCCCGACGGCTACGGGATGAACTCGCCCCGCGCCGTGATCCAGAGCCGGTACCACTGCAGCCGGTCCATCCGTTCGGCCACCGCGATCGCGTCGCCGCAGGCCGCGATGCGGCCGGGGTTCGTGGTGCCGATCACCGGGGAGATGCGGGCCGGGTGCTTCATGAGCCAGCCGAGCAGCACGGACTCCGGCGCCACGCCGAACTCAGCGGCGAGCTCCTGGACCAGTTCCGCCGTCGCGCGGTCCGCGTCGCTGAGATCCTGAACCGGCACTCCCCCGGTGTAGCGGCCGTTGGCCAGCGAACCGTAGGCCTGCAGCTCGATGCCGCGGCTCATGCAGTGCTCGAGCGTGCCGTGCGGGAACGGGTTGCCGGCGCCCTGGCGATGGTTCACCGTGACGGTCGAATCCAGCCAGTCGCGGGTGCCGAGGCTCATCTCGAGCTGATTCGCGACCAGCGGGGTGGAGAGCGCATCCTGAAGGTGGTCCATCTGCGCCGTGGACATGTTGGAGACGCCCAGCGCCTTGATGCGGCCGTCCGCGAGGAGTTCGCGCACCGCGCGGGCGGCCTCTTCGCGGTTGAGCAGCGGGTCCGGCCGGTGGAACAGGAGCGTGTCCAGATGGTCGGTCCGGAGCCGGCTCAGGATGCCCTCGACGCGCTCCATGATGGAGTCGTAGCTGAGGTCGTAGTAGTTGTTGAGGCCGTTCTCGTGAAGCCGGATGCCGCATTTGCTCTGCAGGAGGATCCGGTCCCGCAGCTCGGGCCGCGCCGCCAGGACCTCGCCGAACACGGCCTCGGCCTTGCCGAAGCGGTAGATGTCCGCGTGATCGAACAGCTCGACGCCGATCGCCAGGGCCGCGTCGATGACCTCGGACGCCTGCGCCACGTCCGCCTCGGTGTACGGCGTGGGCTCCCAGGCGCCGCCGAGTCCCATGCAGCCGTAGATGATCCGGCCCATGCCGGACCCGTGTTCTGTGTTCTGGCTCATACCGGAACTCTTTCACGGCCCGCCGCGACGCCGCCAGTCACGGCAAGCGCCTGAACATCGGCGCGCGGACGGCTCAGTCCGCCTTGGGCATCACCATGGTGCGCAGGTCGAGCTGGCGCAGCACATGGTCCGCCACCTCGGGATCCATGCCGAGTTCCTTGCGGGCCACGAGCACCTCCTGGCGGGCCGCGTCGAGGGCGATGGTCTGCGCCGCCACCATGAGCTCGCGGCCCTTGGCGAAGCGTTCGCGCAGATCATCGGGGACGCCTTTGCCCGGGTGCTCCGGATGGGCGCCCTGGAGTTCCAGGTGCAGGGACTTGAAGCGCTTGGCCATCAGAGCCTGCTGCTCGGGTGTGAGCTGGTTGACGAGTTCGCTCTCCTTGAGCGCCAGCATGGCGGCCTTCTGCGCCCGGCGGCCGAGCATACGGGTGGCCTCCTTCTCCTCGGCGCCGTCGTCCTGGGCCTTGAGCACCTTCATGAGGGCCGGCAGCGTCAGGCCGGGGAGCACGAGCGTCACCAGGAGCACGGCGCAGGCGGTCACCAGGATCTGGTCGCGGGCCGGGAAGGCCGAGCCGTCGTCGAGCACCAGCGGCAGAGCGAGTGCCAGGGCGAGGGTGGCCAGACCGCGCATGCCGCTGTAGCTGAGGATGATGACGTCCTTGAGCATCCCCACCCAGTCGCCGCGATACAGCGACCGCCGCGTGGACAGATAGAGCCACATCCACAGGAACCGGACCGCCACCACCACGGCGCAGACCGCGATGGCCGCCGGGACCATCTCGAAGATCCCGGCGCCTTCGTGCTGGATGACCTGACGGATGTCGAGGCCTACCAGGCCGAACGCCAGGCCGGTGGCCAGCAGCTCCACCACATCCCAGAACGCCGCCTGGCTCACGCGCTCCGAGGCGTCCTCCGGCCGCGCGTGCCGCTTCATCTCCAGTGCCACGACCACGACGGCGATGACGCCCGACGCGTGCACCTCTTCCGCCAGGATGTACGCGGCGAAGGGGACCACCAGGCTCACGGCGGTGCGCGCGACACCCGCGGTGACGAGCCAGGTGACGAGTTTGGCCGCGTAGCCCATGACCACGCCGATGATCACGGCGAGCACGATGCCCAGGAGGAATTTCGGCACCAGGCTCGCGTCGAGGTTCCGCCCGGCCAGGGTCGCGGCGACGGCGGCCTGGAAGATCACGATCGCGGCCGCGTCGTTGAACAGGCCCTCGCTCTGCAGGATGTTCATGAGCTTGCGGGGCATGTGGACCTTGCCGGCCACGGACTCGACCGCGACCGGGTCCGGCGGGGCCACCATGGCTCCGAGGGCGATGGCCGCGGGGATGCCGATGCCCGGGATGAGGAGCCAGGCTGCCCCGGCCACGAACACCGTGGTCACCACCACGAGCCCGACGGCGAGCCACAGCAGGGTGCGCCAGCGCAGCTGGAACACCTGCCACGAACTGCGCTGCGCCGTCGCGAAGAGCAAGGGCGGGAGGAAGATCGGGAGGATCAGCTCGGGGTCGATCGCCAGTTCGGGGAACCCGGGGATGAAGGTCATCACCATGGCCATGAGCAGCATGAGGACCGGGTACGGGAGTTTCAGGCGGTCCCCGAGGCCGACGGCGAGCACCGTGGCGAAGAGCAATCCGACGATGAGTGCGAGCTGTTCCATGCCGCCATTGTTCCATCCGCCGAGTTCGGGGGATCCGTCCGTTGGCGGGGCCTGCAGACCCCGATCTCGGCAGGATCCCCCGAACTCGGCGGGAGTATCGTGCTCGTATGGGCACCGATCATTCCCCGTCCGTCTTCGACGCAGCGGGCGGCTTCGACGGCCTGCTCGCCCTCGCGGAGGCCTGGCACCGGCGGGTGCTGGACGACGCCGTCGTGAGTCATGCTTTCCGGAACGGGGCCAGACCTGATCACACACCACGCCTGGCGGCCTACTGGGCCGAGTCCCTGGGCGGACCGAAGCTCTACTCCGAGGCCTTCGGGGACCAGAGTTCAGTGGTCCGCCTGCACAGCGGGAACGGAGAACACGAGGAGATGAACGCCCGGGCCGTCGCCTGTTTCGATCAGGCTCTGGAGGACGCGGGGCTGGCATCCGATGAACGGCTGCGGCGGACGCTGCACGACTACTTCACCTGGGCCACCACGGTGGACATGTACCGCTACCACCGGAGCGCGGACGAGGTCCCCTCCGGGCTGCGGATGCCACAGTGGTCCTGGGACGGGTTGGTGGAACCCTGACAGACCGCCGAGTTCGGGGGATCCGTCCGGAGACGGGGCTTGCAGGCCCCGGTCCCGGTACGATCCCCCGAACTCGGCGGTGAGTCATGCATTCAGGTCAGGCATTCAGACTCAGGAACCCAGCCCCGCCCGGTACGCCTTGCGCCGGGCCGCCTGCTCGTCCGGATCCGGCACGGGCAGCGAGGCGATGAGCCGCTTGGTGTACTCCTGGCTCGGGTGACCCATGATCTGGCTGCCGATGCCCTGTTCCACGAGCCGGCCCTTGAGCAGCACGCCCACCCAGTGGGAGAGCATGTCCACCACCGCCAGGTCGTGGCTGATGAAGAGCGCCGCGAAACCGTATTCCTCCTGGATGTCCCGGAAGAGTTCCAGGACCTTCGCCTGCACGGAGACGTCCAGGGCGGAGGTCGGCTCATCCGCGATCACGAGCGGCGGGTTCAGGGCCAGGGACCGCGCGAGCGAGGCCCTCTGCCGCTGGCCACCCGAGAGCTCGTGCGGGTACCGGGACGCGTACGACGCCGGCAGCTGCACCGATTCGAGCAGCTCACCGACGCGCTTGCGCGCCTCTGCCGCGCTCGGCTTCCGGTGGATGATGAGCGGCTCGGCGATGCACTCCCCGATGGTGAGGTGCGGGTTGAACGACGCCGCCGGGTCCTGGAACACGAACCCGATGTCCTTGCGGAGCGGCTTGAAGTTCTTCTCGCGGAACCCGACCATCTCCTGCCCGAACACCGTCAGGCTGCCGCCCGTGACCCGGTTCAGGCCCGCGATCGCACGGCCGATGGTGGACTTGCCGGAACCCGACTCGCCCACCAGGCCGAAGACCTCGCGCTCCCGGATGGTGAAGCTGACGTCGTCCACGGCCTTGAACCCCGGGCGGCCGAAGCGACCCGGGAACTCGATGCTCAGGCCCTTCGCCTCCACGAGGATCCTGCCGTCCTGGTGCAGCCGCCCCTCGGCCCCCTCCGATGCGGAGTTCCGTCCCAGGTGCGGCACCGCGGCCAGCAGGTCCTTGGTGTAGTCCTGTTTCGGCTCGGCGAACAGGGTACGGACCGGCGCCTCCTCCACGACGTCGCCGCGGTACATGACCACCACCCGGTCGGCCAGGTCCGCCACCACGCCCATGTTGTGCGTGATGAGCACGATCGAGGTGCCGTAGTCGTCCCGGAGTTCCCGCAGGAGCTCGAGGATCTCCGCCTGCACGGTGACATCGAGCGCTGTGGTGGGCTCGTCCGCCACGATCAGACCGGGATCCAACGCGAGCGCCGCGGCGATGACCACGCGCTGCTTCTGGCCACCGGAGAGCTGGTGGGGGTAATAGTCCACCCGGACTTCGGGCTCCGGGATGCCGACCTTGCGCAGGGCTTCCACCGCACGGGCCTTGGCGTCCTTGGCCGAGACCTTCTGCCCGTCGCGGGCGTGGGCCCGGATGCCCTCGGCGATCTGCCAGCCGATGGTGAACACCGGGTTCAGGGCCGTCGACGGCTCCTGGAACACCATCGCCACGTCCCGGCCGCGGATCCTCCGCAGTTCGGCCGGGCTGACGCTGACCACGTTCCGGCCGTTGATGAGCACGGCTCCCTGGCTCGTGGCCGTCTCGGGCAGGAGGCCCAGGATGGTCCGCGCCGTCACGGTCTTGCCGGAGCCGGACTCGCCGACGATCGCGAGGACCTCGCCCGGACGCACTTCCAGACTGACGTCCTTCACCGCGTGGACGTCCCCGCCGTCGGTGGCGAACGTGACGTTCAGGTGCGCGATGTCCAGGACCGCGGCCCCACTGTCCTGCTGCGCGGGACCGGTCGCCCCGCGATGTGCTGCCGCGTTCATGCGGTGGCTTCCTTTCCGTTCGAACCCGGAGCGCTCTGGGCGCCCTGTGCGGAGCCGGCGACGGCGGCGCGGGCCTTGCCCGTGCGGCCCGGCCTGCGGCGTCCGCGCAGTCGCGGGTCGTTGAGATCGTTCATGCTCTCACCCATGAGCGTGAGGCCCAGGACGGTCAGCACGATGGCGGCGCCCGGGAAGACGCCGGTCCACCAGATCCCGGAGGAGGCGTCGGACATCGCCTTGTTGAGGTCGAAGCCCCACTCGGCCGCAGACGTCGGTTCGATGCCGAAGCCCAGGAAGCCCAGACCGGCCAGGGTCAGGATGGCCTCCGAGGAGTTCAGCGTGAAGATGAGCGGCAGGGTGCGGGTGGCGTTCTTGAAGATGTGGCGGCCCATGATGCGCCACGGGGACGCGCCCACCACCTTGGCGGACTCCACGAACGGCTCGGCCTTGAGACGGATGGTCTCGGCACGGATCACGCGGAAGTACTGCGGCACGAACACCACGGTGATGGAGAACGCACAGGCGAGCACACCGCCCCAGAAGCTGGACTGGCCGTGGCTGATCACGATCGACATGACGATGGCGAGCAGCAGGGACGGGAAGGCGTAGATCGCGTCGGCGATGACCACGAGGATCCGGTCCACCCAGCCGCCGAGGTACCCGCTGAGCAGGCCCAGCAGGACGCCGAGCACGAGGGACAGCGCGACCGACACGAGGATCACGATCACCGCGGTCTGGGAGCCCCACACCGCACGGGAGAAGACGTCGTAGCCACCGACCGTGGTGCCCCACAGGTGTTTGCCACCCGGGGCGGCCTGGGCCGGGAAGGTCCCGTCGGCGTCGGAGATCTGGGAGTAACCGTACGGCGCGATCACCGGCGCCAGCAGGGCCACGAGGACGAAGAGCACCGTGAGCGCGGTGCCCAGCACGAGCATGCCGCGCTGGAGGCCGACGCTCTGACGCAGATGGGAGATGACGGGAAGGCGGCGCAGCCACGAGCCGCGCTGAGGAAGCTGCGGCGCGGGGGCCGGCGTCGTCGGTGTTGCAGACATCAGTACCTCACCCGGGGGTCGATGATGGCGGCCACGATGTCCACCACGAAGTTGGTCACGGCCACGATCACGGCGAGCAGCATCACGATGCCCTGCACGGCCACGAAGTCGCGGGCGGTCAGGTACTGCGCCAGCTGGTAGCCCAGGCCCTTCCACTCGAACGTCGTCTCCGTGAGGACCGCGCCGCCCAGCATCATGGCGATCTGAAGGCCCATCACGGTGACGATCGGGATCAGCGCGGGCTTGTAGG
The nucleotide sequence above comes from Arthrobacter woluwensis. Encoded proteins:
- a CDS encoding aldo/keto reductase; this encodes MGRIIYGCMGLGGAWEPTPYTEADVAQASEVIDAALAIGVELFDHADIYRFGKAEAVFGEVLAARPELRDRILLQSKCGIRLHENGLNNYYDLSYDSIMERVEGILSRLRTDHLDTLLFHRPDPLLNREEAARAVRELLADGRIKALGVSNMSTAQMDHLQDALSTPLVANQLEMSLGTRDWLDSTVTVNHRQGAGNPFPHGTLEHCMSRGIELQAYGSLANGRYTGGVPVQDLSDADRATAELVQELAAEFGVAPESVLLGWLMKHPARISPVIGTTNPGRIAACGDAIAVAERMDRLQWYRLWITARGEFIP
- a CDS encoding Na+/H+ antiporter, producing MEQLALIVGLLFATVLAVGLGDRLKLPYPVLMLLMAMVMTFIPGFPELAIDPELILPIFLPPLLFATAQRSSWQVFQLRWRTLLWLAVGLVVVTTVFVAGAAWLLIPGIGIPAAIALGAMVAPPDPVAVESVAGKVHMPRKLMNILQSEGLFNDAAAIVIFQAAVAATLAGRNLDASLVPKFLLGIVLAVIIGVVMGYAAKLVTWLVTAGVARTAVSLVVPFAAYILAEEVHASGVIAVVVVALEMKRHARPEDASERVSQAAFWDVVELLATGLAFGLVGLDIRQVIQHEGAGIFEMVPAAIAVCAVVVAVRFLWMWLYLSTRRSLYRGDWVGMLKDVIILSYSGMRGLATLALALALPLVLDDGSAFPARDQILVTACAVLLVTLVLPGLTLPALMKVLKAQDDGAEEKEATRMLGRRAQKAAMLALKESELVNQLTPEQQALMAKRFKSLHLELQGAHPEHPGKGVPDDLRERFAKGRELMVAAQTIALDAARQEVLVARKELGMDPEVADHVLRQLDLRTMVMPKAD
- a CDS encoding group II truncated hemoglobin, which encodes MGTDHSPSVFDAAGGFDGLLALAEAWHRRVLDDAVVSHAFRNGARPDHTPRLAAYWAESLGGPKLYSEAFGDQSSVVRLHSGNGEHEEMNARAVACFDQALEDAGLASDERLRRTLHDYFTWATTVDMYRYHRSADEVPSGLRMPQWSWDGLVEP
- a CDS encoding ABC transporter ATP-binding protein, translated to MNAAAHRGATGPAQQDSGAAVLDIAHLNVTFATDGGDVHAVKDVSLEVRPGEVLAIVGESGSGKTVTARTILGLLPETATSQGAVLINGRNVVSVSPAELRRIRGRDVAMVFQEPSTALNPVFTIGWQIAEGIRAHARDGQKVSAKDAKARAVEALRKVGIPEPEVRVDYYPHQLSGGQKQRVVIAAALALDPGLIVADEPTTALDVTVQAEILELLRELRDDYGTSIVLITHNMGVVADLADRVVVMYRGDVVEEAPVRTLFAEPKQDYTKDLLAAVPHLGRNSASEGAEGRLHQDGRILVEAKGLSIEFPGRFGRPGFKAVDDVSFTIREREVFGLVGESGSGKSTIGRAIAGLNRVTGGSLTVFGQEMVGFREKNFKPLRKDIGFVFQDPAASFNPHLTIGECIAEPLIIHRKPSAAEARKRVGELLESVQLPASYASRYPHELSGGQRQRASLARSLALNPPLVIADEPTSALDVSVQAKVLELFRDIQEEYGFAALFISHDLAVVDMLSHWVGVLLKGRLVEQGIGSQIMGHPSQEYTKRLIASLPVPDPDEQAARRKAYRAGLGS
- a CDS encoding ABC transporter permease; its protein translation is MSATPTTPAPAPQLPQRGSWLRRLPVISHLRQSVGLQRGMLVLGTALTVLFVLVALLAPVIAPYGYSQISDADGTFPAQAAPGGKHLWGTTVGGYDVFSRAVWGSQTAVIVILVSVALSLVLGVLLGLLSGYLGGWVDRILVVIADAIYAFPSLLLAIVMSIVISHGQSSFWGGVLACAFSITVVFVPQYFRVIRAETIRLKAEPFVESAKVVGASPWRIMGRHIFKNATRTLPLIFTLNSSEAILTLAGLGFLGFGIEPTSAAEWGFDLNKAMSDASSGIWWTGVFPGAAIVLTVLGLTLMGESMNDLNDPRLRGRRRPGRTGKARAAVAGSAQGAQSAPGSNGKEATA